One Planctomycetaceae bacterium genomic region harbors:
- a CDS encoding PEP-CTERM sorting domain-containing protein: MKKTVIVCAIVMLVIGLSANTNAAYVETFDSSNAGWLWMNQSYVQTATTYNSTGGNTDGYISCIATTLSRVVGINPTNIVGGVGTGQTTWTDLTDSTLTVDFKVSGTATAQDGGTPMVRFYVASGGTYYIAKEAYSWNPNSDISWTTHQIALLAENFVCELGSKSFADVIANADDIGLQCGPSDGATYVDVPGIGFAGDATLMFDNFGTIPEPATISILAIGALGLIRRKK; encoded by the coding sequence ATGAAGAAAACGGTCATAGTTTGCGCAATTGTTATGCTTGTGATTGGTCTGTCAGCCAATACAAATGCTGCGTATGTAGAAACATTCGACAGTAGTAACGCCGGTTGGTTGTGGATGAACCAGAGCTATGTTCAAACGGCTACCACCTATAACAGCACCGGAGGTAATACTGATGGGTACATAAGTTGCATTGCTACCACTTTGTCGCGTGTTGTTGGCATTAATCCTACTAATATTGTTGGTGGGGTTGGAACCGGACAAACGACTTGGACGGATCTAACTGACAGTACATTGACTGTGGATTTTAAAGTTAGCGGCACTGCTACGGCTCAGGATGGCGGTACCCCAATGGTAAGGTTCTACGTCGCCAGCGGCGGCACATACTATATCGCTAAGGAGGCCTACAGCTGGAATCCAAACAGCGACATAAGTTGGACAACACATCAGATAGCTTTGTTGGCGGAAAATTTTGTATGTGAGTTAGGAAGCAAATCCTTTGCAGATGTAATCGCTAATGCAGACGATATAGGCCTGCAGTGCGGCCCCAGTGATGGCGCAACTTATGTAGACGTTCCTGGAATCGGCTTTGCCGGCGATGCAACGCTTATGTTTGATAACTTCGGTACAATTCCAGAACCAGCAACAATAAGTATTCTTGCAATAGGTGCATTGGGTCTGATTCGCAGAAAAAAATAG
- a CDS encoding PEP-CTERM sorting domain-containing protein: MKKLVAICAVLVTVTASLMAAPVTGTYDSRTEGSTIIANVPYVEGATVSSFWEDVTGDVGMFDAWGYSGDTQWYIEAHDPAWEDGIYCGFIQLNSFGNAPWFGDNPTEVGGYEGLITEWTLEETYTGEVLDLVLRGTAVLDKKHMMPWYPITMDKFVDMSPVSISFEMGFNGVSDEGYIGGTPDYLVVTVIPEPATISILAIGALGLIRRKK, encoded by the coding sequence ATGAAAAAGTTAGTAGCAATTTGTGCGGTATTAGTCACAGTCACCGCCAGTCTTATGGCTGCACCAGTTACCGGCACCTATGATTCCCGCACAGAGGGTTCAACGATTATTGCGAATGTTCCTTATGTGGAAGGTGCAACTGTTTCATCATTTTGGGAAGATGTCACAGGAGATGTCGGAATGTTCGATGCTTGGGGGTACTCTGGCGATACTCAGTGGTATATTGAAGCACATGACCCTGCTTGGGAAGACGGAATCTATTGTGGCTTTATTCAGCTCAACAGCTTCGGTAACGCCCCGTGGTTCGGAGACAATCCAACAGAGGTCGGCGGCTACGAAGGGCTGATTACAGAGTGGACACTGGAGGAAACTTACACAGGGGAAGTTCTTGACCTTGTACTAAGAGGCACTGCTGTCCTGGACAAAAAACACATGATGCCTTGGTACCCAATCACAATGGATAAGTTCGTGGACATGTCGCCAGTGTCAATCAGTTTTGAAATGGGGTTTAATGGCGTATCTGATGAAGGTTATATCGGCGGTACTCCTGATTATCTTGTCGTTACAGTCATTCCTGAACCAGCAACAATAAGTATTCTTGCAATAGGTGCATTAGGTCTGATTCGCAGAAAAAAATAG